The genomic stretch AGAGAGAATGCCGCTATGGAGGCTGCGAGGAAGATGAGCGTATCGTGCGGCCCCACAAGAGGCAGCCTGCCCAGCGAGAGGCCTCTCGACGCGATATACGCTACCTGGAGCACAAGGCCGACAATAAGAAGCGGCCGTTTCCAGAGGCCGAAGAGATAAAAGGGAAAGGCTGAAAAGGCTAACAGCATCTCTACTGCCTCATGGACAGGCCTCGGGCTTTCATGCAATGACCTTGCCCTGATCAAGTATGCATTTATCAGTCACCATACCTGAATCCGTGTGAATATCGAAGGAATAAGAGTCGATAACGCTCTCTTCCATTAGTTTACTGCAGAGGTCCCTCAATAACCGCTGGCCCTCTTCAGGATCGGATGTTGCGAGATCAACTTTTATTTCAGCTTTCATGCTTCACTCTTGCCTGTCTTTTTAAGGACTACCTGCGATAGTCGGCTAAAGAAACCACATTGCTCTTTCCCTTGCTGGCCGGCTTCGCTGTCTTTTCCGTGGTCCCTTTTTTCCCTTTCACGCTTTTGGCAGCGGTTTTGAGCGTGGTCGTCTTTTTACCCTTTGCGCTTTTTGCAGGGGCCTTCGATGCGATCTCATTGCTCTCTTTCTTTGTCACGGTTTTTTTCTCCCTACTTCTTTTTTCCTTCCTTGTGCCGTTTTTATTTCTACCTGCAGTGGGATGTTCTTCCAAATCGATGCCGAATACCGCGGACAGGTCGGATTCATCAATGATGCGGGAGCTTTTCCCGGCAGCCTTTGCAAGGAGCTTGTCCGCCTTGCCTGCCACCGCCTGTTGTATCAGATCGCCTATTTCAGCCTTTCTCAGGGTGAAGAACAGTTTGGGGTCCTCATCGAGCCGCGCGCCTGTGCCGTAGAGTACGGCGGACACATGCTTGCACATGTATGCCCAGTCGGGACAGGAGCAACTAAAGGTGATTTCTTTAGGGGAGGGGAACATACCGGACTTTTCTGCAGTGAACACTTCTCCCAGCGCTTTGGGGAATTTCCCCTCTATGAGCTCCTGGAGAGACTCCAGCATGCCCTCGCAGGCTGACCGTATTTCTTTCCAGATATTCTTTTGGAGCGCTGCTATTTTGATGGATACTTTATATGGTTTCGAACGCGATCCCTGGACGAGTGCCTGTATCTCTCCGGGCTCGATGCGGAGATCGAGCACCGTCCCGTGGCGGACATAGCTTCGCCCCCTGCCGATGCGGTTGCTGTAATCCGCATACTGTTCCAGATTGCGGTTCCACGCCTTGCCCCACCAGGTGCGCGCAATGCTTTTGCCTTCGAGAACGACCGGCATGAGGCCCGGACTCTTCTTCAAGAGCTCTTTCAGCTTTTTTGCTGCCTTTTCTTTTTTCCGGGCAACCGGCACGTATTCGGGAAATCTGTTCCAGTAGCTCATGAGCGCATGCTCCTTTTACGGTGTAAAGCCATTTTTTAGTTTACCATAGGAACGCTTGCAGGGACCTGTGTCCCCGGCGTCACTAAGGCGTAAAAGGAAAAGACAGGAAGGGAATCGGGGGGCAAAAAAAGAGCCTATGTCCTCGACGGCTCGAATTTAAGAACATTAAGACCATGTATATTCTTGAAATGCTTATAGTTGGCGGTTGCCAGCGCAGCATTGTGTATTATTGCTGATGCAGCAATAAGCGCATCGACAGTTCTCAACCCATCGGATAAGGCATATCGCTCAAGCAGGAGAATTGCTTTCTCATATATTTTCTCATCGGGATAAATCATGGCGGGGAAGTTTGCTTTTATGAACTCCTTCACGGTTTTTAGCTCCCTTTTATCCAGGCATCCCTGTATGAGCTCCATCACACAGAGAGCGCTTACAAGCCTTTTTTTAGAGGAGGTATGAGCGATAAATTCCTGTGCGTTTTGATCTCCCCTGAAATACCAGATAAGCACATCGGTATCAAAGATTATCTTTGAAATCGCTCTTTCCTCCGCTCATTGAGCCATTGTGCTGCATCCTTTAAGTCTTTTCTATCCTTCCACATGCCGAACCCAACAGGGTTGAATTTCTTTTCATTTTTCTTGAAGGGTTTTAACGTGGCGACAGGCTCGCCGCGCATGGTGATAACCACCTCATTGCCCTTCCTGACACTTTCAAGAATCGCAGCCGCCCTGTTCCTGAGCTCCTTTGCCGTCGCCGTCTTCATACTCCACCTCAAAGTGTATATTTTGAAGTGTATACTATACTCTACGCGGCTGTCAAATGAACACGTGATGAGAGAGTAAATGTTCCAGGTGGCATTTCAAGCATTCCAGGATATATCAGAGTGGCTTAAAACCGGGTTGTTAAAAAGACTTTTTGAATTTTTAAAAAAAGGCTAAGCCCCGAGGGGTAGAACCGGGATGATAACAATGGTGGAATCCAAGACTCAGCTTTTTGTTCGGCGCGTTATATCGCCAATTCCCAGTAGCAGCCCTTTTACCGAGATATCCTCGTCGATCTCATCCCAGTGCAGACCGGTTCCTCCCCCGCTGATGATATAGCGGGAGCGAGCTTCAGGGGTGGCCCTCATAAGGCGGGGAAAATATGCGAGCGGTACGCCGAGCTTTCTGCCGTCGGCAAGCTCCACCCACATTGTTTCTTCGTCAAAGGCGACCTTTCTTGCTAAAGGCTCAACTGCCAAAGTATTCATTCCAGCACCCTGCAATCAATGTCTTGTTTTTCTCCACCACTTCCGTCTGACCGCGCTGCCTTATTCGATACGGTTTTAGATGCGGCTGGATACTTTCAGCGCCTCTTCGAGAAAGGTTTCCTTTCTGTTTGCCTCCAGCTCTTCGGACGTATACCCGATGGCCTCTATAGGCTCAAACACCCTGCCTGCCGCAAGACCCAGGAGCTCAAGTCGTTCTCTGAGGTTCATGCCTTTGAAATCCTCAGAGATGACGATAACGTCGATATCGCTGTCCTCCCGTGCATTCCCCCTGGCATATGATCCGTAAAGGAGAATCGCCTGAGGGGTCACCCCGAGCTTTGTGATTTCGGCTGCGTAACGGTCAAGAATTATCTTAATTTCTCTGTCTGTTTTAACCATCCAACAACCTCTCTCGTTTTATCAAGGTAGGCCGACACCACTTCTTCAGGAAATGACTCTGTCAGCGAGCCGAAATCTTCCGGGTATCTGGTGACGACGCTTGCATTGTTTATCTTTGAAATAAACTCAAAATGAACGTTTGAAAAGCTGAGCCCGGCAAGCTTTGCTAGGTAAAGCAGATTATGTGTTCTCGGAGGGGTCTTGTCATTGACTTCGGCGGCCACAGCTTTCAGCATCTTTTCTATAGAAAGATGGCACATGAAAACTACATAGATATAACGACCGGTCTTCAACATGTGCTCGGCGGTGTCAAGATCGTATGCCGCTGATTTGATGAAGTTCTCCGTATCCTTTCTCATCACCTATACATTAGAACACGACAGGACAAAAGTAAAGTAGTATCTCCTCACAAGCTGAGGCTGAAGAGGCCCACCAACTCCTCGTTGCTCATCTCCGTAATCCATTCCTCTCCGCTACCGCGTATAACTTCCCCGGACAGTTTTATCTTGCTTTCGATCATTGCGTCTATCTTCTCCTCTATCGTGCCTTTTGTTATGAACTTATGCACGAGGACGTTCTTTTTCTGGCCGATCCTGAAGGCCCTGTCCGTGGCCTGGTTCTCTACCGCGGGGTTCCACCACCGGTCGAAATGGATCACGTGATTCGCCTCTGTGAGGTTCAGTCCTATGCCGCCGGCTTTCAACGACAGCACCATGAAGGGTATGTACTCACCGCCCTGAAACCGCTCCACGATCTCCTTTCTCTTGCCTACAGGCGTGCCCCCGTGCAGCACAAGCCCTCCCCTGCCGAATACCCTTTCCAGGAAACCTGCCAAGGGAGCGGTCATTTCTCTGAACTGGGTAAAGACCAGCGCTTTTTCTCTCTTTTCGTGAATTGTTTCGCAGACCTCCCTGAGCCGCTGGAGCTTCCCGCTGTCGTCTTCCTCGAAATCCCCTGTCCCGAGGTAATGGTCGGGATGATTGCAGAGCTGCTTGAACTTCGCGAGCGCGGCGAGGATCATTCCCTTCCGCTGTATCCCTTCTGCGCTTCGGACCGCTTCCTCCAATTCCCCGACCAGTTTTTTATAGAGGAGCACCTGTTTTTTGCTTAACAGCGCATAGGTCTTCATCTCCACTTTTTCGGGCAGGTCTGCTATGACCGCCTTATCGCTCTTCATCCGCCGCAGGATATAGGGGCTGATTATTTTGCGCAGCCGTGCATAACCCTCGGGATCTTTTCCCAGCTTTTTCGTGAAACTGCCGAATTCCGGCATGCTGCCGAGGAGCCCCGGATTGATAAAGTCGAACAGCGACCACACATCGGAAAGCCTGTTTTCCACCGGAGTACCGGTCACGGCGATCCTATTCTTTGCTGCAAGTTTCTTGATCGTCCCGGCCTGCTTTGTAGACGGATTCTTTATTGCCTGCGCTTCATCGAGGATGACATAGTTCCATTCATGTTTTTGAAGCCACTCGTACTTCTGGACCAGTGAATAGGTGGTGATAACGAGGTCGTACCTGTCGAGCTCTTCGGAGCCCAGGGGATCGACTTTCTTTTCGGGCCGCGCTTCGGGGTGCGCGATGAAGAACTCTATATCCGGCGCAAAACGTTCTATTTCAGCGGACCAGTTCGCAAGCAGTGATGCGGGTAGTACAAGGAGGCTCGACTGCTTTAACCCTTTTGACTTTAAAATATGCAGCAAGGCCAGTATCTGGACGGTCTTGCCGAGCCCCATATCGTCCGCAAGGCACATCCCGAAACGGAGGGAATGGAGGAAGCAGAGCCAGTCCACCCCGCGTTGCTGGTAGGGCCTGAGCTTGGCTTTGAAGGAATGCCCCGGTTTTGTGGAAGCTATGAGGGCCGGGGTGCGCAGCTTCCGGAGAACGGAGTCCAGCCACTGTCCGTTCGTTACCTCTATGCTTCCATCTTCCTCAGGCATATGCAGCGCTGCCCCGGGGTTGAGCTGCAGGCGGAGGGCATCTCTCAGATTGAAATCTCCTGCTTTCATCAGCTCCTGTGCCTCTTCATAGGCGGCGAGGGTTTGGCGCAGTTTTTCGGGGTCGACCGCTACCCATTTGTTCTTGATGAAGGCAAGGCCTTCTGCGGAGAGCAGCAGGCGCCGGGCCTCTTCCGGAGAGACCGGGGTATCTCCAAGAAATAATTGCGGATCGAAGTTTAAGAGGGCATCCATACCTACATAAGAGGGCTGGTCGTCACCTACGGTGATGCGCAGTTTCATGCCGGCGGTGTTCCCTTTCCACCAATCGGGGATCCTGCACAGGATACCTGATTTTTCATAGAGCGGGATTTCCTTGAGAAAGGTGTAAGCCTCTTGCGCCGACCAGGCAAGGGGATGGAACAGTTCACCGCTCTCAAGAAGCCCGGAAATGAGGGGGCTCTCTTTTGCGGCGAGTTGTACGGTTGCCAGCAGTTCCAGCAATTTCTTGCTCTCTTTTCCGAACTCTTCCAGTGCGTATTTCAGGGGGAGGTGTTTTGATGTGCCCTGCTTGCTCAAGCCTGTTGAATAGGTGGCGAGAAAGGCGAAGGGATACTCTTCCTTTTTGCTTTCCACCAGGTGGAAATAGACCCTGCCCACGAGATGCACATGGGGACTGTATGCTTTGAAGAAATCCTCAACAGAACCGTCGTACTTCTTGATTTCCCGCTGGAACACGGCGTTGAGGCCGCGCACGATGTTTCTTAGGAGGTCCTCATTTATATAGAGTTCCCCGGGCATGAGCGGAGCATTGCTCAGCGTTCTGTCCAGTTCGTCCTCATCAAGGGTTATCGTTACACGATGCCGCCTTGTTTCGAGGTCGGGAGTCCTGACCAGTTTCTTTGCAAACAGGGCGGCAAAGCCCCTGAAGAACTCAAGGGAAGGCGAGAGGGTAACAGAAGTGTCGCTGAAGCCCAGGAACAAAAAGGCGGCTTCGGGATCGGAGACGAACCGCCTGTGCATCTCCTGCTCCAGCAACTGGCGGCTCTTGTTTATCTGTTCATCCGTGTCGGACCATTCCAGCTGCACGGAGCGGTCAGGCATGACTACTGCTTGTAATTCCCGGTGCATGGAGAGTGCCTTGTTGTTTTTATTGCATTGCACGCTGAAGGGTGAAAGGCCTGCCGCCGCGTTTTTACCTTTTAATTTTATAGTATTTGCAGCGGCCAGGTCTTCTCTACTCTCCGAATACTCTTTTGAATATGTAATCGACATTTCTGAGATAATACGTTAAGTCAAAGAGGTGCTCGATTTCTTGCGGTGAAAGGTACGTGGCAATGTCACTGTCCTCCTGCAGGAGCTTCATGAAACTTATCCCCTTGCCCCAGCTCTCCATGGCGTTGCGCTGTACCATCGCATAGGCATCCTCGCGGGAGAGCCCCTTTTCGACGAGGGCGAGCATCGCCCGCTGCG from Nitrospirota bacterium encodes the following:
- a CDS encoding SWIM zinc finger family protein codes for the protein MSYWNRFPEYVPVARKKEKAAKKLKELLKKSPGLMPVVLEGKSIARTWWGKAWNRNLEQYADYSNRIGRGRSYVRHGTVLDLRIEPGEIQALVQGSRSKPYKVSIKIAALQKNIWKEIRSACEGMLESLQELIEGKFPKALGEVFTAEKSGMFPSPKEITFSCSCPDWAYMCKHVSAVLYGTGARLDEDPKLFFTLRKAEIGDLIQQAVAGKADKLLAKAAGKSSRIIDESDLSAVFGIDLEEHPTAGRNKNGTRKEKRSREKKTVTKKESNEIASKAPAKSAKGKKTTTLKTAAKSVKGKKGTTEKTAKPASKGKSNVVSLADYRR
- a CDS encoding type II toxin-antitoxin system VapC family toxin gives rise to the protein MLIWYFRGDQNAQEFIAHTSSKKRLVSALCVMELIQGCLDKRELKTVKEFIKANFPAMIYPDEKIYEKAILLLERYALSDGLRTVDALIAASAIIHNAALATANYKHFKNIHGLNVLKFEPSRT
- a CDS encoding type II toxin-antitoxin system prevent-host-death family antitoxin gives rise to the protein MKTATAKELRNRAAAILESVRKGNEVVITMRGEPVATLKPFKKNEKKFNPVGFGMWKDRKDLKDAAQWLNERRKERFQR
- a CDS encoding DUF2442 domain-containing protein, which codes for MNTLAVEPLARKVAFDEETMWVELADGRKLGVPLAYFPRLMRATPEARSRYIISGGGTGLHWDEIDEDISVKGLLLGIGDITRRTKS
- a CDS encoding nucleotidyltransferase domain-containing protein → MVKTDREIKIILDRYAAEITKLGVTPQAILLYGSYARGNAREDSDIDVIVISEDFKGMNLRERLELLGLAAGRVFEPIEAIGYTSEELEANRKETFLEEALKVSSRI
- a CDS encoding HEPN domain-containing protein yields the protein MRKDTENFIKSAAYDLDTAEHMLKTGRYIYVVFMCHLSIEKMLKAVAAEVNDKTPPRTHNLLYLAKLAGLSFSNVHFEFISKINNASVVTRYPEDFGSLTESFPEEVVSAYLDKTREVVGWLKQTEKLR
- a CDS encoding DEAD/DEAH box helicase: MPDRSVQLEWSDTDEQINKSRQLLEQEMHRRFVSDPEAAFLFLGFSDTSVTLSPSLEFFRGFAALFAKKLVRTPDLETRRHRVTITLDEDELDRTLSNAPLMPGELYINEDLLRNIVRGLNAVFQREIKKYDGSVEDFFKAYSPHVHLVGRVYFHLVESKKEEYPFAFLATYSTGLSKQGTSKHLPLKYALEEFGKESKKLLELLATVQLAAKESPLISGLLESGELFHPLAWSAQEAYTFLKEIPLYEKSGILCRIPDWWKGNTAGMKLRITVGDDQPSYVGMDALLNFDPQLFLGDTPVSPEEARRLLLSAEGLAFIKNKWVAVDPEKLRQTLAAYEEAQELMKAGDFNLRDALRLQLNPGAALHMPEEDGSIEVTNGQWLDSVLRKLRTPALIASTKPGHSFKAKLRPYQQRGVDWLCFLHSLRFGMCLADDMGLGKTVQILALLHILKSKGLKQSSLLVLPASLLANWSAEIERFAPDIEFFIAHPEARPEKKVDPLGSEELDRYDLVITTYSLVQKYEWLQKHEWNYVILDEAQAIKNPSTKQAGTIKKLAAKNRIAVTGTPVENRLSDVWSLFDFINPGLLGSMPEFGSFTKKLGKDPEGYARLRKIISPYILRRMKSDKAVIADLPEKVEMKTYALLSKKQVLLYKKLVGELEEAVRSAEGIQRKGMILAALAKFKQLCNHPDHYLGTGDFEEDDSGKLQRLREVCETIHEKREKALVFTQFREMTAPLAGFLERVFGRGGLVLHGGTPVGKRKEIVERFQGGEYIPFMVLSLKAGGIGLNLTEANHVIHFDRWWNPAVENQATDRAFRIGQKKNVLVHKFITKGTIEEKIDAMIESKIKLSGEVIRGSGEEWITEMSNEELVGLFSLSL